Proteins from a genomic interval of Spiroplasma endosymbiont of Lonchoptera lutea:
- a CDS encoding ribosome-inactivating family protein, which translates to MKKLLGLLGTILITGNALPTVIAAAPNRKQRTKTKLLNSELNYSQTNNLENLQRSKRQNNEDISNTPKIQDEQQSQFSSNSDNQIDIIEKEVTLDKNYSEGIKKILQELIDEKYIDPLRSINMGGLISKELDNKTIISKLEELDPKMINWIKKQQNNKEKILILTLKNSNNKRIKLVINLNNLYLLGFINNQNQYFYFDDELLEKIKQHNQEEIKKLNNLKEKLNNLKENKLLFNEEKVKEYLQQKNELIPLKEKEKKIKKLNYNNELNSLNKKINNLQGENLKDEEKKIKALNESVIKKYNCQNINLNYTGAYTSDGLNVVIKENGKLDKGKDIIISKDTLNNAITNLTNYHNKQQNQSIKDDLVRMIFITSEAMRFQCDEKTLEIFAEIKNTNELAELYL; encoded by the coding sequence ATGAAAAAACTTTTAGGATTATTAGGAACAATTTTAATAACTGGCAACGCCTTGCCGACCGTGATTGCAGCTGCTCCTAATCGAAAACAAAGAACAAAAACTAAATTATTAAATAGTGAGCTTAATTATTCACAAACAAATAATTTAGAAAATCTCCAAAGAAGTAAAAGACAAAACAACGAAGATATTTCAAATACTCCAAAAATACAAGATGAACAACAATCTCAATTTTCATCAAATTCAGATAATCAAATTGATATTATTGAAAAAGAAGTTACTCTGGATAAAAATTATTCCGAAGGTATTAAAAAAATATTACAAGAACTGATTGATGAAAAATATATTGATCCATTAAGAAGTATCAATATGGGCGGACTTATAAGCAAAGAACTTGATAATAAAACAATTATTTCTAAATTAGAAGAATTAGATCCTAAAATGATTAATTGAATTAAAAAACAACAAAATAACAAAGAAAAAATACTAATATTAACATTAAAAAATAGTAATAATAAAAGGATAAAATTAGTAATTAATTTAAATAATCTTTATTTACTGGGATTTATTAATAATCAAAATCAATATTTTTATTTTGATGATGAACTTTTAGAAAAAATAAAACAACATAATCAAGAAGAAATCAAAAAACTTAATAATTTAAAGGAAAAATTAAATAATTTAAAAGAAAACAAACTTTTATTTAATGAAGAAAAAGTAAAAGAATATTTACAACAAAAAAATGAACTTATTCCACTTAAAGAAAAAGAAAAAAAAATTAAAAAATTAAATTATAATAATGAATTAAATTCTTTAAATAAAAAAATTAATAATTTACAAGGTGAAAATTTAAAAGATGAAGAAAAAAAAATTAAAGCTTTAAATGAATCAGTAATTAAAAAATATAATTGTCAAAATATTAATTTAAATTATACAGGAGCATATACAAGTGACGGTTTAAATGTTGTAATAAAAGAAAATGGAAAACTCGATAAAGGAAAAGATATTATTATTTCAAAAGATACTTTAAATAATGCAATTACAAATTTAACAAATTATCATAATAAACAACAAAATCAATCAATAAAAGATGATTTAGTAAGAATGATTTTTATTACAAGTGAAGCTATGAGATTTCAATGTGATGAAAAAACTTTAGAAATTTTTGCAGAAATTAAAAATACCAATGAATTAGCTGAATTATACTTGTAA
- a CDS encoding IS30 family transposase — protein MGYKHLGIDERIYIENQLKFKVKISEIAKNLNRSISTINREVNRNKDNNHYFSLIAQNKAENRKQLHVYFHKFKNRELVKYVQQKLLLGWSPEQIYGRIKNFHQEWIISFKTIYNWIYSGLLEKVTSKNLRRKGKKRKSQENRGKFNGKSIKERNVNNRITLGHWEGDTVVSSRGKSKSCLITLVERTSRFTLAILVENRTTKVINKNISHYLSILPNNLVKTITFDRGKEFANWQQLEKNLNVKIYFADAYSPWQRGTNENTNGLIREKFPKKFNFSNTTKNAVHKFILSLNQRPRKILNYLSPIEYLVRKII, from the coding sequence ATGGGATACAAACATCTTGGCATAGATGAAAGAATTTATATTGAGAATCAATTGAAATTTAAAGTAAAAATTAGTGAAATAGCTAAAAATCTTAATCGAAGTATTAGTACTATTAATCGAGAAGTTAATAGAAATAAAGATAATAATCATTATTTTTCATTAATTGCACAAAATAAAGCAGAAAATAGAAAACAATTACATGTTTATTTTCATAAATTTAAAAATAGAGAATTAGTAAAATATGTACAACAAAAATTATTATTAGGTTGATCGCCTGAACAAATTTATGGCAGAATTAAAAATTTTCATCAAGAATGAATTATTAGTTTTAAAACAATTTACAATTGAATTTATTCTGGATTACTTGAAAAGGTTACTAGTAAAAATTTAAGAAGAAAAGGTAAGAAACGAAAATCTCAAGAAAATCGGGGTAAATTTAATGGTAAATCCATTAAAGAACGAAATGTTAATAATCGCATAACTCTTGGCCATTGAGAAGGTGATACTGTAGTATCATCACGAGGTAAAAGTAAATCATGTTTAATAACTTTAGTTGAAAGAACATCAAGATTTACTTTAGCAATATTAGTTGAAAATAGAACTACTAAAGTTATTAACAAAAATATTAGTCATTATTTATCAATTCTTCCAAATAATCTTGTTAAGACTATAACATTTGATAGGGGTAAAGAATTTGCTAATTGACAACAACTTGAAAAAAATTTAAATGTGAAAATTTATTTTGCTGATGCATATTCACCTTGACAAAGAGGTACTAATGAAAATACTAATGGTTTAATTAGAGAAAAATTTCCTAAAAAATTTAATTTTTCAAACACTACTAAAAATGCAGTTCATAAATTTATATTGTCTTTAAACCAAAGACCAAGAAAAATACTAAATTATCTTTCGCCAATCGAATATTTGGTTAGAAAAATAATTTAG
- a CDS encoding ankyrin repeat domain-containing protein: protein MALKKIIAESQNILINIQEKIFIKNQKINWKDYTSQLRGDWKKYSEQFNKFRIEIWNELNEFKKIFNFINDSKYEVNEFLTKILDNNVEKIKQILKIAQETNLIQKINKYDLDNKQAIIFLLSIKKDIITWKKRLDKLFPLKNWKEIEFGCFKFLHVTILQRNLDLTKLLINIDAGTTDINPQYKNSLSLLYYAIDTGDIQIVKLLIDNDADVNFQDENGLTPLHFAIENAIDTGDIQIVKLLIDNGADPNVLDCNNDFISPLHYAIIKNKKEVVEVLLKSKNIKNKINNKSYLNIGCLHWISLNSKNINNLEIAELLIDNGADVNLQDENDATPLYYAISTNNKEMVQLLINKGANIKNITKNGLTPLYYAIILDNKEMVQLLIEKGANVNMQDENGLTPLHFAIEENNQEMVQLLINNNADVNIKITSDGATILHYAILNNKKEMVKLLIKKGANVNNGVNGLIPLYYAISTNNKEMVQLLINKGANVNMQDENDFSPLYYAINEENIEIVKLLLANDADVNLQNKNGLTPLLYSKYNKYIKIENLFKNFKNLKNKIESLNEQLKKIKINEQKTKINNNLKKSEDKLKKLLYVTLDKKIYTPIYTQKTITEYEYNAGIGQNNLNAPTHQNNLYDVPADNSCLFWSVATAYLLPVRNNYEEFRARFIQLFGEENLKNILHLQKLLQQYDLINNRNLNQLWYKDVIVNNLVTNVFRNSVEDYIEKNLDNPIQNNSNRSQAPTFRNLIQENNEVASNYLERMRQSSSWGGVPEIIAMSNILNSNISVNNDGSYQPVHQNANNNNIAISYVELEKGSGINNHYNFALTPEEDQTNHLIVINDNQGNAPVVDITKRPDNLLPITPKPEANAIKLAVDDHGQYHANLANNNNDDDANQGNNIAKAPEPATTPLQKDEYHFVDKKTEDDSLKNDENLEINLIKNNKDEIKQNASAGNQSISTNIENLQTTTAEAINQYNALSKEEKLKKLNEINRYYQTLPENDKKTFKEKLTNTGLAALSGGALTAYGTKITVSGTAAATGVTNAEAMEMAPLLSTSTTESLAAAETITVAETAAVEGGVIAGEAGTAAALAPETLGLSLVIGGLAIAGTWMYLTFHHHATSDIALPTSIHHNVYDNIEKWYKFLALDQLKIKINKNTWNEIKQNKNSQATITKIIKNKFIINDHSGWGESVTNEDFNTLVKVILLHFEQINGYFEILDNENDGFVIITNTEGDWLGIE, encoded by the coding sequence TTGGCATTAAAAAAAATCATAGCTGAGAGTCAAAATATATTAATAAATATTCAAGAAAAAATATTTATTAAAAATCAAAAAATAAATTGAAAAGATTATACATCACAATTAAGGGGTGATTGAAAAAAATATTCAGAACAATTCAATAAATTTAGAATAGAAATTTGAAATGAATTAAATGAATTTAAAAAAATTTTTAATTTTATTAATGATTCAAAATATGAAGTAAACGAATTTCTAACAAAAATATTAGATAATAATGTAGAGAAAATAAAACAAATTTTAAAAATTGCACAAGAAACTAATTTAATTCAAAAAATAAATAAATATGATTTAGATAATAAACAAGCTATTATTTTTTTGCTTAGTATAAAAAAAGATATTATTACTTGAAAAAAAAGATTAGATAAATTATTTCCATTAAAAAACTGAAAAGAAATAGAATTTGGTTGTTTTAAATTTTTACATGTAACAATTTTACAACGCAACCTTGATTTAACTAAATTACTGATTAATATTGATGCTGGTACTACTGATATTAATCCTCAATATAAAAATAGCTTAAGTCTTTTATATTATGCAATAGATACAGGCGACATTCAAATAGTAAAATTATTGATTGATAATGATGCTGATGTTAATTTTCAAGATGAAAACGGTTTAACTCCTTTACATTTTGCAATAGAGAATGCAATAGATACAGGTGACATTCAAATAGTAAAATTATTGATTGATAATGGTGCTGATCCTAATGTTTTAGATTGTAATAATGATTTTATTTCACCTTTACATTATGCAATTATAAAAAACAAAAAAGAAGTGGTGGAAGTGCTTTTAAAATCAAAAAACATTAAAAATAAAATTAATAATAAAAGTTATCTAAATATAGGATGTTTACATTGAATAAGTTTAAATTCAAAAAATATAAATAATTTAGAAATAGCAGAATTATTGATTGATAATGGTGCTGATGTTAATCTTCAAGATGAAAACGATGCAACTCCTTTATACTATGCAATAAGTACCAACAATAAAGAAATGGTTCAATTATTAATTAATAAAGGAGCTAATATTAAAAATATAACTAAGAATGGTTTAACCCCACTATATTACGCAATAATTTTAGACAATAAAGAAATGGTTCAATTATTAATTGAAAAAGGTGCTAATGTTAATATGCAAGATGAAAACGGTTTAACTCCTTTACATTTTGCAATAGAAGAAAATAATCAAGAAATGGTTCAATTATTAATTAATAATAATGCTGATGTTAACATTAAAATAACATCAGATGGTGCAACTATTTTACATTATGCAATTCTAAACAATAAAAAAGAAATGGTAAAGTTATTGATTAAAAAAGGTGCTAATGTTAATAACGGTGTAAATGGTTTAATTCCTTTATACTATGCAATAAGTACCAACAATAAAGAAATGGTTCAATTATTAATTAATAAAGGAGCTAATGTTAATATGCAAGATGAAAATGATTTTTCTCCTTTATACTATGCAATAAATGAAGAGAACATTGAAATCGTTAAATTATTGCTTGCCAATGATGCGGATGTTAATCTTCAAAATAAAAATGGTTTAACTCCTTTACTTTATTCAAAATATAACAAATATATAAAAATTGAGAATCTTTTTAAAAATTTTAAAAATTTAAAAAATAAAATAGAATCATTAAATGAACAATTAAAAAAGATAAAAATTAATGAACAAAAAACAAAAATTAATAACAATTTAAAAAAATCTGAGGATAAATTAAAAAAATTATTGTATGTTACACTTGATAAAAAAATATATACGCCAATTTATACACAAAAAACAATTACAGAATATGAATATAATGCTGGTATAGGACAAAATAATTTAAATGCACCAACACATCAAAATAATCTATATGATGTTCCTGCAGATAATAGTTGTTTATTTTGGTCTGTGGCAACAGCTTATTTATTGCCGGTCCGAAATAATTATGAAGAATTTAGAGCAAGATTCATTCAATTATTTGGTGAAGAAAATTTAAAAAATATATTACATCTTCAAAAATTACTACAACAATATGATTTAATAAATAATAGAAATTTAAATCAATTATGATATAAAGATGTAATAGTAAATAATTTAGTCACAAATGTTTTTCGTAATAGTGTTGAGGATTATATTGAAAAAAATTTAGATAATCCTATTCAAAACAATTCTAATAGAAGCCAAGCACCAACTTTTAGAAATCTTATTCAAGAAAATAATGAAGTTGCTTCTAACTACTTAGAAAGAATGCGGCAATCTTCATCGTGGGGTGGGGTGCCAGAAATAATAGCAATGAGTAATATTTTAAATTCTAACATTAGTGTAAATAATGACGGATCTTATCAACCCGTGCATCAAAATGCAAATAATAATAACATCGCGATATCTTATGTTGAGCTTGAAAAAGGTTCGGGTATTAACAATCATTATAATTTTGCTTTAACACCAGAAGAAGATCAAACAAATCACCTTATTGTTATTAATGACAATCAGGGAAATGCCCCGGTCGTTGATATAACCAAGAGACCAGATAATTTACTACCAATCACGCCAAAACCAGAGGCGAACGCAATTAAATTAGCAGTTGATGATCATGGTCAATACCACGCCAATTTGGCCAACAACAATAATGATGATGATGCTAATCAAGGTAATAATATTGCCAAAGCACCAGAACCAGCAACAACCCCATTGCAAAAAGATGAATATCATTTTGTAGATAAAAAAACAGAAGATGATAGTTTAAAAAATGATGAAAATTTAGAAATTAACTTAATTAAAAACAATAAAGACGAAATAAAACAAAATGCCTCGGCAGGAAATCAATCCATCAGTACAAATATTGAGAATTTACAAACAACAACTGCTGAGGCAATAAATCAATACAACGCTCTTTCAAAAGAAGAAAAATTAAAAAAATTAAATGAAATTAATCGTTATTATCAAACATTACCGGAAAACGATAAAAAAACTTTTAAAGAAAAATTAACAAATACTGGATTAGCAGCTTTAAGTGGGGGTGCATTAACAGCTTATGGAACCAAAATAACTGTTAGTGGCACCGCCGCCGCTACTGGTGTTACAAATGCAGAAGCAATGGAAATGGCCCCGCTCTTATCAACAAGCACAACAGAAAGCTTGGCCGCCGCAGAAACAATTACTGTTGCCGAAACAGCGGCGGTTGAAGGCGGAGTTATAGCCGGAGAAGCTGGTACTGCTGCCGCTCTGGCTCCGGAAACCCTAGGCCTATCCTTAGTGATTGGAGGATTGGCAATTGCCGGAACATGAATGTATTTGACTTTTCATCATCATGCAACATCTGATATTGCGTTGCCAACTTCAATTCATCATAATGTTTATGATAACATTGAAAAATGATATAAATTTCTAGCCCTTGATCAATTAAAAATTAAAATTAACAAAAATACATGAAATGAAATTAAACAAAATAAAAATTCACAAGCAACCATTACTAAAATTATTAAAAATAAATTTATTATAAATGACCATTCTGGCTGAGGCGAAAGTGTCACAAATGAAGATTTCAATACTCTCGTAAAAGTAATACTGCTTCATTTTGAACAAATAAATGGTTATTTTGAAATATTAGATAATGAAAATGATGGTTTTGTCATTATAACCAACACTGAAGGTGATTGACTAGGAATAGAATAA